Below is a genomic region from Bacillota bacterium.
GCTCGCTGATTGTTCCACGAACCGAAGACAGCGTTGATCGCCCCGCGCAACTGCTCCCTCGGATCATCAGGGAAAGGCTTGCCCGTCTTGTCGAGGACAATCTGCTTGTACCGAGCGACGAGTTCACGCAGGTCTTCTGCGGTCAGTTCGGTGTCCAGCCGAACCCCCCGAGCCTGCTTCATCTCGGCGATAGTGTGTTCGAACTCCTCGTGCTCGACTCCGAGCACGACATCTGAGTACATGTGGATGAACCTGCGGTAGCTGTCATAGGCGAATCTGGGATTGCCGGATTTCTTGATGAGGCCCTGAACGGTTATGTCGTTCAGGCCGAGGTTGAGGATGGTGTCCATCATGCCGGGCATCGATACCCGGGCCCCAGACCTGACCGAGAAGAGGAGAGGATTCTCTGCATCACCGAACTTCGCCCCCATGAGACTCTCCACCCGGGCCAGATGCTCATCGATCTCTTCCTCGAGCCCCGCCGCCCACTGCTGACTGTTGGCGTAATACTCGGTGCACGCTTCTGTCGTGATTGTGAAGCCCGGAGGCACGGGGATACCGAGGTTTACCATCTCGGCGAGGCCCGCACCCTTCCCCCCGAGCAGGTTCTTCATGTGGCCAGTCCCTTCTGCCTTATCGCCTCCAAAGAAATACACGTACTTCTTCTGGATGTCCACGATTCCGATCCTCCTATTCAACTCTGGCAGCTTACGAAAAATCGCCACTGAGTTCTTCGCCCGCGCCGGTTTTCCTTCTCCCGGGCTCAACTTTCCCGGCGGGAAAACACGATCTTCGACAAGTCCGCTATCGCCCCAAGAGCATTCTCCACTGACTTCAAGAGACCGAGCCTGTTTGCGCGGATCGCCGGATCCGGTGCCATCACCATCACTGCATCGAAGAACCGGTCGATCTCGCCCCGGATTGCGCTCATCCGCTCCAGCGCCTTTCGGTAAGAGGCAGCATCCGGGACTCCCGTCCGGCCGAGGATCTCTGCCACGTCTCGACTGGCATCCCCAAGCGCCAGGGCTAGTTCACCTTCTCGGGGATCCTCGAACAGGTCTGGGTCGTACGAATCCGACTCTGCATTTCCAGCTATGTTCTTGACCCTGGTAAATGATGTGGCTAGTTCGGCGAACCATCCCTCCTCAACCGCGCCGGCTACTGCCCGGGCGCGTTCATAGACTCTGGCCGGATGCGAGATCCCGGATGCCAGGACCGCATCGGCCACATCATATCGTATGCCTTCCTCTTCAAGGGACACCTTGAGCCTGGCGGCCAGGAAAGACATGACATCCGAGACCACCTCAAGAGAAGGCCTGCACGCCATGGCAGCCTCGGCGAAGAGCCGTGCGGCTCGCTCCACCAGGTGGTCGAGCCCGACCTCGAACCTCCACTCTGCATGGACTGCTACGGCACCAGCCGCCTGCCTGCGGAGGGCATAGGGGTCCGCGGACCCAGTGGGCACCAGTCCGATGCCGAAATACCCCACGACCGTGTCGAGCTTGTCCGCAATAGCCAGAGCCGCCCCGACCTTCGTCTTTGGCAAAGCATCCCCGGAAAACCTAGGAAGGTAGTGCTCGTAGATGGCATCTGCCACCGGGCCCGGCTCGCCTTGGATCCTGGCGTACTCGCGACCCATGACACCCTGGAGTTCCGTGAACTCACGTACCATCGAAGTGACCAAGTCCGTCTTGAGCAGAAGCGCCGCACGCTCCGCATGGTCGATCTCTGCCTGATCGGAGCCGGCAAGGACCTCACGGCCAAGAACCGCGTCTCTCACCGATTTGTCGTACATTGTCCCCAGCTTCTCCTGAAACACCACATTCTTGAGGTCATCGACACGATCAGAGAGACGTCGCCTTGTGTCCTCTTCGAAGAAGAATTTCGCATCCGCAAGCCTGGCGGCAAGGACTTTTTCGTTGCCCACCCTCACCGTGTCAAGATGATCGCGGCCCCCGTTCCTGACCCCGATGAACACTGGAAGCAGCTTGCCTTCCCCGTCACGCACAGGGAAATATCGTTGGTGGTCTTTCATGGGCGTGATCACGC
It encodes:
- a CDS encoding pyruvate, phosphate dikinase (catalyzes the formation of phosphoenolpyruvate from pyruvate), which encodes MQKKYVYFFGGDKAEGTGHMKNLLGGKGAGLAEMVNLGIPVPPGFTITTEACTEYYANSQQWAAGLEEEIDEHLARVESLMGAKFGDAENPLLFSVRSGARVSMPGMMDTILNLGLNDITVQGLIKKSGNPRFAYDSYRRFIHMYSDVVLGVEHEEFEHTIAEMKQARGVRLDTELTAEDLRELVARYKQIVLDKTGKPFPDDPREQLRGAINAVFGSWNNQRA
- the glyS gene encoding glycine--tRNA ligase subunit beta; protein product: MSTADLRDAVLEIGAEEIPARFIQPAVDEAARILRELLSANRLHVQDVRGYGSPRRLVLYLSGVSTRQSDLERLVRGPASRVAFDAEGNPTKAAVGFARSAGVAVSDLKRRETEQGEYVFARVVDRGEDALSVLASVFPKVIFALSFPKSMRWGSSDFRFARPIRWIVALLGEDVVDFQINGVAASRLTAGHRTLSPGWVEVPSASEYFSTVTKAGIMVDQIKRRESISEQARALAAERGGQVVLDPDLLSEVTYIVEWPTAFLGQFDSAYLNLPEACVITPMKDHQRYFPVRDGEGKLLPVFIGVRNGGRDHLDTVRVGNEKVLAARLADAKFFFEEDTRRRLSDRVDDLKNVVFQEKLGTMYDKSVRDAVLGREVLAGSDQAEIDHAERAALLLKTDLVTSMVREFTELQGVMGREYARIQGEPGPVADAIYEHYLPRFSGDALPKTKVGAALAIADKLDTVVGYFGIGLVPTGSADPYALRRQAAGAVAVHAEWRFEVGLDHLVERAARLFAEAAMACRPSLEVVSDVMSFLAARLKVSLEEEGIRYDVADAVLASGISHPARVYERARAVAGAVEEGWFAELATSFTRVKNIAGNAESDSYDPDLFEDPREGELALALGDASRDVAEILGRTGVPDAASYRKALERMSAIRGEIDRFFDAVMVMAPDPAIRANRLGLLKSVENALGAIADLSKIVFSRRES